A genomic region of Pseudopipra pipra isolate bDixPip1 chromosome W, bDixPip1.hap1, whole genome shotgun sequence contains the following coding sequences:
- the LOC135405503 gene encoding zinc finger protein 239-like, with protein MAPAAGQPRWRRHPAGAGVGGMSLAFPVGRRQIPCLSFLLPAPGPELRTESPEDKSPRETLVGEAVLKGSPAQEGSGEEKGRRSPRRRGSKAIPGCSEEERASLCQEGNQSLRGSSDLVVPEHPPSREKPFRCLECGKSFRQSTHLLSHQHIHTGERPYTCGKCGKSFSDSSNLRSHQRIHTGERPYTCGECGKSFRESSTLHVHQRIHTGERPYKCLDCGKRFQTSSYLLKHKQAHTGKWAFHCTDCGKGFNQNSNLVTHQHIHTRQRPYKCGECGKSFPQSSNLTRHQRTHR; from the coding sequence atggccccggctgcaggacaaccccgctggcgccgccatcctgccggggccggagttggggggatgtccttggccttccctgtgggccggaggcaaatcccctgcctgtccttcttgcttcctgccccaggccccgagctgaggacggagagcccggaggacaaatccccccgtgagaccctggtgggagaggccgttttgaagggctccccggcgcaggaaggcagcggggaggaaaagggccggagatccccccgcaggaggggctccaaagccatcccagggtgctctgaggaggaaagagccagcctgtgccaggaaggcaaccagagcttgagggggagctctgacctggtggtccctgagcatcctcccagcagggagaaacccttcaggtgcttggaatgtgggaagagcttcaggcagagcacccacctcctcagccaccagcacatccacactggagaacggccctacacctgtgggaaatgtgggaagagcttcagtgacagctccaacctccgcagtcaccagcgcatccacactggagaacggccctacacatgtggggaatgtgggaagagcttcagggagaGCTCCACCCTCCATgtccaccagcgcatccacaccggggaaagaccctacaagtgcttggattgtgggaagaggtttcagaccagctcataTCTCCTGAAGCACAAGCAGGCACATACAGGGAAGTGGGCCTTCCACTGCACTGACTGTGGGAAGGGGTTCAACCAGAACTCCAaccttgtcacccaccagcacatccacaccaggcagaggccctacaagtgtggggagtgtgggaagagctttccCCAGAGCTCTAacttgaccagacaccaacggacccaccgaTAA